A part of Paraliobacillus zengyii genomic DNA contains:
- a CDS encoding rhodanese-like domain-containing protein, giving the protein MFPAKGIRMITTTELKKELKDKKKQLIDVRTVNEFNGNKIKGFKNIPLHELKQKALTELSKDKELVIICQSGMRSQQACKQLKKLGYNQVTNVRGGMNAWQ; this is encoded by the coding sequence ATGTTTCCTGCGAAAGGAATTCGAATGATTACGACAACAGAATTGAAAAAAGAATTAAAGGACAAAAAGAAACAATTGATAGATGTTCGTACGGTTAACGAATTTAATGGCAATAAGATTAAGGGCTTTAAAAACATTCCGCTACATGAATTGAAACAAAAAGCTTTGACTGAACTAAGTAAAGATAAAGAATTAGTTATTATTTGTCAAAGTGGAATGAGAAGCCAGCAAGCATGCAAACAATTAAAGAAATTAGGATATAACCAGGTGACGAATGTCAGAGGTGGCATGAATGCTTGGCAATAG